Proteins from a genomic interval of Luteitalea sp.:
- a CDS encoding tyrosine--tRNA ligase, with the protein MMTLDQEIAYLTKGCVDVVRPAELRDKLERAHRERRQLTVKVGFDPTAPDLHLGHTVLLRKMKHFQDLGHRVIFLIGDFTGLIGDPTGQSKTRPALTPEQIAANAETYKSQVFKLLDANKTVVDFNSRWFGAMTSEEWVRLAARYNVAQMLERREFRQRYESGQPISLHEFLYPLVQGYDSVVLRADVELGGTDQLFNLNVGRDIMPGYGLEPQVVMTTPLLVGLDGVEKMSKSLGNYVGVDESPNTMFGKLMSISDELMWVYYELLTDLPVAELHAWKREVAAGSRHPKRVKLDLAKRIVTDFHSPAAAEQAETWFEQGRKSAVEPEGDAGAVAGLPVLEVVSGSTAVNLSRAIADLGLAASASEATRKIKQGGVRINGEKVVELRWQPPGAGRYVLQVGAHRMAVLQARAHSTSGNDDQMTEEERSQRE; encoded by the coding sequence GTGATGACGCTGGATCAGGAAATCGCTTATCTGACCAAGGGCTGCGTGGATGTCGTTCGCCCCGCGGAGCTCCGTGACAAGCTGGAGCGCGCACACCGGGAGAGACGACAGCTCACCGTCAAGGTCGGGTTCGATCCCACCGCGCCCGACCTGCATCTGGGTCACACGGTGCTTCTTCGGAAGATGAAGCACTTCCAGGATCTGGGCCATCGAGTGATCTTTCTCATTGGCGACTTCACAGGCCTCATTGGCGATCCGACCGGCCAATCGAAGACACGGCCGGCGCTGACGCCAGAGCAGATTGCCGCAAACGCCGAGACGTACAAGAGCCAGGTGTTCAAGCTGCTCGATGCGAACAAGACCGTCGTCGATTTCAACAGCCGCTGGTTCGGGGCGATGACAAGCGAGGAGTGGGTTCGCCTGGCGGCGCGGTACAACGTGGCCCAGATGCTCGAACGTCGTGAGTTCCGGCAGCGGTACGAGTCAGGGCAGCCGATTTCCTTGCACGAGTTCCTGTACCCGCTCGTCCAGGGGTATGACTCGGTCGTGCTGCGCGCCGACGTCGAGCTAGGCGGGACCGACCAGCTATTCAATCTCAACGTGGGTCGAGACATCATGCCGGGCTATGGTCTGGAGCCGCAGGTCGTGATGACGACGCCGTTGCTCGTTGGCCTGGACGGCGTGGAGAAGATGTCCAAGAGCCTCGGTAACTACGTGGGCGTGGACGAGTCACCCAATACGATGTTCGGCAAGCTGATGTCGATCTCGGACGAGCTGATGTGGGTGTATTACGAGCTCTTGACCGACCTTCCGGTGGCGGAGCTGCACGCGTGGAAGCGTGAGGTAGCGGCAGGGAGCCGGCACCCCAAGCGGGTCAAGCTGGATTTGGCCAAGCGCATCGTGACGGACTTTCACTCGCCTGCGGCCGCCGAACAGGCGGAGACGTGGTTCGAGCAGGGGCGGAAGTCGGCGGTTGAACCGGAGGGCGACGCGGGCGCGGTCGCGGGGCTTCCCGTTCTGGAGGTTGTTTCCGGCAGCACGGCGGTCAATTTGAGCCGGGCGATTGCCGACCTCGGCTTGGCGGCGTCGGCGAGCGAGGCGACGCGGAAGATCAAGCAGGGAGGGGTGCGTATCAATGGCGAAAAGGTCGTGGAGCTTCGCTGGCAGCCTCCCGGAGCTGGACGCTATGTGCTTCAGGTGGGGGCGCACCGAATGGCCGTCCTTCAAGCTCGAGCGCATTCCACATCGGGGAATGACGATCAGATGACCG
- the thpR gene encoding RNA 2',3'-cyclic phosphodiesterase, with translation MRLFLAVDLDEATRVAVSEIAVTLRAMLHPAVARSTTWVAAANLHITLRFLGETRDEAAAALRLALDRPVRLAPFEVKVGAVGTFPNAAAPRILWVGVRRGGALLEELYNEVQARLTELGVPPEPRPFHPHVTLARFKRDRIPRRARLPNWAAEASEPIAPMLVTELTLFESCMSSRGSTYVAQLRTPLVRGEGQGTRG, from the coding sequence ATGCGGCTTTTCCTGGCTGTTGATCTCGACGAGGCGACTCGTGTGGCGGTGAGTGAGATCGCCGTGACGCTCCGGGCAATGCTCCATCCAGCAGTCGCCCGCAGCACGACCTGGGTGGCGGCGGCCAACCTGCACATCACGCTCCGCTTTCTCGGTGAGACGCGGGACGAAGCGGCAGCTGCGCTTCGCCTCGCCCTCGACAGGCCGGTGCGCCTGGCGCCTTTCGAGGTCAAGGTCGGCGCCGTGGGTACATTTCCCAACGCGGCCGCACCACGCATCCTCTGGGTCGGCGTTCGCCGCGGTGGCGCGTTGCTCGAGGAGCTCTACAACGAAGTGCAGGCACGCTTGACCGAGCTTGGCGTACCTCCAGAGCCACGACCCTTCCACCCGCACGTCACACTCGCACGCTTCAAGCGGGACCGGATACCGCGGCGCGCGCGGCTCCCCAACTGGGCTGCGGAAGCAAGCGAGCCAATTGCCCCGATGCTCGTGACAGAGCTCACGCTGTTTGAAAGCTGCATGTCATCGCGTGGGTCAACGTACGTGGCCCAGCTCCGCACCCCTCTGGTCAGGGGCGAAGGGCAAGGGACGAGGGGATAG
- a CDS encoding phosphoribosylformylglycinamidine cyclo-ligase has protein sequence MDYKDAGVDIEAGTEVVRRVRELARGTFTPHVLSDIGAFGGLFHLRGIDCEDPVLVASADGVGTKLKLAFLTSRHDTIGEDLVNHCVNDILVQGARPLFFLDYLATGRLSPDVAASVVSGLARACRDNGCALLGGETAEMPGFYVDEEYDLAGFIVGVVDRARIIDGRTVAPGDLLIGLPSSGLHTNGYSLARRIVFEQLALTADTYVPEVGMDVGSALLVPHRTYLPVVAPLLETGVIKAMAHITGGGITDNLPRALPEGTSAEVDRAAWEVPALFQWLQAAGGVPADEMYRTFNMGIGLILVCAEADASSFVAKLHARGEAGARVIGRVV, from the coding sequence ATGGACTACAAGGACGCAGGTGTCGATATCGAGGCCGGTACTGAGGTTGTGCGCCGCGTAAGGGAGCTGGCGCGCGGTACCTTCACGCCGCACGTTCTATCGGACATTGGCGCGTTCGGCGGCCTGTTCCATCTGCGCGGTATCGATTGCGAGGATCCAGTCCTCGTGGCGAGCGCGGATGGTGTGGGCACGAAGCTGAAGCTCGCGTTTCTCACCAGCCGGCACGATACGATTGGTGAGGATCTCGTCAACCACTGCGTGAACGACATCCTCGTTCAGGGAGCGCGGCCACTTTTCTTTCTCGATTACCTGGCGACTGGCCGGCTCTCGCCCGATGTGGCGGCCAGCGTCGTCAGCGGGTTGGCGCGTGCATGCCGGGACAACGGATGCGCGCTCCTCGGCGGCGAGACGGCTGAGATGCCAGGCTTCTACGTGGATGAGGAGTACGACCTCGCCGGCTTCATCGTCGGCGTCGTCGACCGCGCGCGCATCATCGACGGACGGACCGTTGCGCCTGGCGATTTGCTGATTGGCTTGCCGTCGAGCGGCCTACACACGAACGGGTACTCGCTGGCCCGTCGAATCGTGTTCGAGCAGCTCGCCCTGACGGCCGACACCTACGTGCCCGAGGTCGGCATGGACGTCGGCAGCGCCCTGCTCGTTCCTCACCGCACGTATCTGCCCGTCGTGGCGCCGCTGCTAGAAACGGGTGTCATCAAGGCCATGGCGCACATCACCGGGGGCGGCATCACCGACAACCTGCCGCGCGCGTTGCCGGAAGGCACCTCCGCAGAGGTGGATCGCGCGGCGTGGGAGGTTCCCGCCTTGTTCCAATGGCTGCAGGCGGCGGGCGGTGTGCCTGCGGATGAGATGTATCGCACCTTCAACATGGGAATCGGGTTGATTCTGGTGTGTGCGGAAGCCGACGCGTCATCATTCGTTGCCAAGCTGCACGCGCGTGGCGAGGCCGGCGCCAGGGTCATTGGACGCGTTGTCTGA
- a CDS encoding phosphoribosylglycinamide formyltransferase, translated as MAKRLGVLISGRGSNLQAIIDATVDGRLDAVVQVVVSNRPHVQGLDRARVAGIETVVVDHTTFGSRAAFDRALVAVLESHNVDLVCLAGFMRLLGPEFISAFPNAVLNIHPSLLPAFAGLDAQLQAWEHGVKTSGVTVHFVTQDLDAGPIVLQAAVPVRDDDTPETLAARILVEEHRVYPEAVARVLRGGWRMDGRRFIPGP; from the coding sequence ATGGCGAAGCGGCTCGGCGTTCTGATTTCCGGTCGTGGCAGTAACTTGCAGGCGATCATCGACGCGACCGTGGACGGTCGGCTCGACGCGGTCGTGCAGGTGGTCGTTTCGAACCGACCGCATGTGCAGGGACTCGATCGTGCCCGGGTGGCTGGTATCGAAACGGTGGTCGTCGATCACACGACCTTCGGCTCGCGCGCTGCATTCGATCGAGCGCTCGTCGCCGTGCTCGAGAGCCACAACGTCGATCTCGTCTGTCTCGCGGGATTCATGCGCCTGCTGGGCCCTGAGTTCATCAGCGCCTTCCCCAACGCCGTCCTCAACATCCATCCTTCGCTCTTGCCGGCGTTCGCCGGCTTGGACGCCCAGCTCCAAGCGTGGGAGCATGGCGTCAAGACGTCGGGCGTCACCGTGCACTTCGTGACGCAGGACCTCGATGCCGGTCCCATCGTTTTGCAGGCCGCCGTTCCAGTCCGTGACGATGACACGCCCGAGACGCTGGCGGCACGTATTCTCGTCGAGGAGCACCGTGTATATCCGGAAGCCGTTGCTCGGGTGCTGCGCGGCGGCTGGCGCATGGACGGCCGCCGATTCATCCCTGGTCCCTAG
- a CDS encoding amidophosphoribosyltransferase, translated as MDKLKEECGIFGIFGHTEAANLTYLGLYALQHRGQESAGIAAADGDAVRVTRGMGYVADIFTEGVLREIDGTSAIGHTRYSTAGASGLANAQPLLIECVHGQIAVCHNGNLVNASERRDELVKEGAIFQTSSDTEVILHLYARSKKGTIDDAVIDSLRQVRGAFSLLLLAKDRMLVARDPHGFRPLALGRLGDAWIACSETCALDLIGARYVRDVEPGEVLVFTNEGVRSYHPFPPARAAHCIFEHVYFSRPDSQVFGRSVNEVRTELGRLLAQEAQVDADVVVPIPDSGVCAGIGYAEMSGLPMRMGLIRNHYVGRTFIEPQQSIRHFGVRVKLNPVRSILQGQRVVLVDDSIVRGTTSRKIVKMVRAAGAREVHMRISCPPTISPCFYGVDTPRRAELIAATHSLEEIRTYIEADSLAYLSLDGLLQAVAPDKPAYCTSCYTGEYPVEFPRDHEAYLQLVLKLDR; from the coding sequence ATGGACAAGCTCAAGGAAGAATGCGGCATCTTCGGCATCTTCGGTCATACCGAGGCGGCCAACCTCACCTATCTAGGTCTCTACGCGCTCCAGCACCGCGGTCAGGAGAGCGCCGGCATCGCCGCGGCGGATGGCGATGCCGTCCGCGTCACGCGTGGAATGGGGTATGTCGCGGACATCTTCACCGAAGGCGTGCTACGCGAGATCGACGGGACGAGCGCCATCGGGCACACGCGCTATTCGACCGCTGGCGCGAGCGGCCTCGCCAATGCGCAACCGCTCCTCATCGAGTGCGTGCACGGCCAAATCGCCGTGTGCCACAACGGTAACCTCGTGAATGCGAGTGAGCGACGCGACGAGCTCGTGAAAGAGGGCGCGATCTTCCAGACGAGCAGCGACACGGAGGTCATCCTCCATTTGTATGCTCGATCGAAGAAGGGGACCATCGACGACGCCGTCATCGATTCGCTCAGACAGGTGCGTGGCGCATTCTCGTTGTTGCTCCTTGCCAAGGATCGGATGCTTGTCGCGCGTGATCCCCACGGCTTCCGACCCCTGGCCCTGGGCCGGCTTGGCGACGCGTGGATTGCTTGTTCGGAGACGTGTGCGCTGGATCTCATCGGTGCCCGCTATGTGCGCGACGTCGAGCCGGGCGAGGTGCTCGTGTTCACGAATGAAGGGGTGCGCTCGTATCACCCTTTCCCGCCGGCGCGTGCCGCCCACTGCATCTTCGAGCACGTCTACTTCTCGAGGCCCGATAGTCAGGTGTTCGGACGCAGCGTCAATGAAGTGCGGACGGAGCTCGGCCGGCTGCTTGCTCAAGAGGCCCAGGTGGACGCCGACGTGGTCGTGCCCATTCCCGACTCCGGAGTCTGCGCAGGGATCGGCTACGCCGAGATGTCTGGGCTGCCGATGCGAATGGGGCTGATCCGGAACCACTACGTCGGCCGAACGTTCATCGAGCCCCAGCAGTCGATCCGGCACTTCGGTGTCCGCGTCAAGCTCAACCCGGTGCGAAGCATTCTCCAGGGGCAGCGTGTGGTGCTCGTCGACGACTCCATTGTCCGTGGCACCACGAGCCGGAAGATCGTCAAGATGGTTCGCGCGGCCGGCGCGCGAGAGGTGCACATGCGTATTAGCTGCCCACCTACCATCTCGCCATGCTTCTACGGCGTCGACACCCCGCGGCGGGCCGAGCTGATCGCCGCGACCCATTCGCTGGAAGAAATCCGCACGTACATCGAAGCGGACAGCCTGGCCTATCTCAGCCTCGACGGCCTGCTGCAGGCCGTCGCGCCCGACAAGCCTGCATACTGCACCTCCTGCTACACGGGAGAGTATCCGGTCGAGTTCCCGCGCGACCATGAAGCCTACCTGCAGCTCGTCCTCAAGCTGGATCGGTAG
- the purL gene encoding phosphoribosylformylglycinamidine synthase subunit PurL, protein MTTTLLEQHGLTRDEYDRIVTILGREPSLTELGMFSVMWSEHCSYKSSRIHLKRLPTTGPHVLQGPGENAGAVDIGDGLAAVFKIESHNHPSFIEPYQGAATGVGGIIRDIFTMGARPIALMDSLRFGTLDMPLTRHIVGGVVAGIAGYGNSIGIPVVGGEAVFDPCYAGNPLVNVFCLGIAPTAHLVKGRAEGVGNPVYYVGAKTGRDGIHGATMASAEFDEQASAKRPNVQVGDPFMEKLLLEACLEVLRGDALVGLQDMGAAGLTCATSEMSARARTGMDVEVTSVPQREAGMTPYEIMLSESQERMLFVVKKGREADVEQIFEKWDLHACQIGEVTGDGVVRIRHQGTPVAEIPAAALADEAPLYDRPSVKPEHFDAAQALRPEHLKPAPASRDVLLSLLASPTIAGKRWIFRQYDHMVRTNTLVLPGMGTGVVRVKGTSRALAMSLDGNGRYGQLNPRRGAILAVAEAARNVACAGGVPLGATNNLNFGNPERPDIMWQLVEAIEGLSEACRALEIPITGGNVSLYNETEGRPIYPTTVVGAVGLIEDASKIASRAFPEPGLTVVLVGAHTLSAEIGGSEYLQVIHGQVRGTPPACDLEAERALHHLLPAAIRDSLVRSAHDLAEGGLAVTLAECCFENGDIGVNIDLGALDSDRSGSGSAAKDDTLVPLEHSILFGEAAGRLLVAVRQEDERAFLDRAESVGVPARLIGYTGGDRVRIVLDGRTVIDEPLRDVEMIWTTALARLLDSRAA, encoded by the coding sequence ATGACCACTACCCTGCTGGAACAACACGGCCTCACGCGTGACGAATACGATCGCATTGTCACGATTCTGGGCCGCGAGCCGAGCCTCACCGAGCTCGGCATGTTCTCGGTCATGTGGTCGGAGCACTGCAGCTACAAGAGCTCGCGCATCCACCTGAAGAGGCTCCCGACAACGGGACCGCATGTGCTGCAAGGCCCTGGCGAGAATGCTGGCGCGGTCGATATCGGCGATGGGCTTGCCGCGGTGTTCAAGATCGAGTCGCACAACCACCCGTCGTTCATCGAGCCGTATCAAGGTGCGGCGACCGGCGTGGGCGGCATCATCCGCGACATCTTCACCATGGGCGCACGGCCCATTGCGTTGATGGATTCGCTGCGCTTCGGCACGCTCGATATGCCACTCACGCGTCACATCGTGGGAGGCGTGGTGGCCGGCATCGCCGGGTATGGCAATAGCATCGGTATTCCAGTGGTGGGTGGCGAAGCCGTCTTCGATCCTTGCTACGCCGGCAATCCGCTGGTCAATGTGTTCTGTCTGGGCATCGCGCCGACGGCGCATCTCGTGAAGGGGCGCGCCGAGGGCGTTGGCAATCCGGTCTACTACGTTGGCGCGAAGACGGGACGCGACGGTATTCACGGCGCGACCATGGCTTCAGCGGAGTTCGACGAGCAAGCGTCTGCCAAGCGCCCGAACGTGCAGGTGGGTGATCCCTTCATGGAGAAGCTCCTGCTCGAGGCCTGCCTCGAAGTGCTACGCGGCGACGCGCTCGTCGGTCTGCAGGACATGGGAGCGGCCGGTCTCACCTGCGCGACCTCTGAGATGAGCGCGAGGGCTCGCACGGGCATGGACGTCGAGGTGACGTCGGTTCCTCAACGCGAAGCCGGGATGACACCGTATGAGATCATGCTCTCCGAGTCGCAGGAGCGCATGCTCTTCGTCGTCAAGAAGGGCCGCGAGGCGGACGTCGAGCAGATCTTCGAGAAATGGGATCTGCACGCCTGCCAGATTGGTGAGGTGACGGGTGACGGCGTCGTGCGTATCCGGCACCAAGGCACGCCGGTCGCGGAGATTCCCGCTGCAGCGTTGGCCGATGAGGCTCCTCTCTACGACCGACCATCTGTGAAGCCGGAGCACTTCGACGCGGCGCAAGCGCTGCGGCCAGAGCATCTGAAGCCGGCTCCTGCGTCCCGGGACGTTCTCCTCTCTCTGCTCGCATCGCCCACGATCGCGGGCAAGCGGTGGATCTTCCGGCAATACGACCACATGGTCCGCACGAACACGCTGGTCTTGCCGGGGATGGGCACTGGCGTCGTGCGAGTGAAGGGCACCAGCCGCGCTCTGGCCATGTCGCTCGATGGCAACGGACGCTACGGCCAGTTGAATCCTCGCCGCGGCGCCATCCTGGCGGTTGCGGAGGCTGCGCGCAATGTCGCCTGCGCCGGCGGTGTCCCGCTCGGTGCGACGAACAACCTCAACTTTGGCAATCCTGAGCGGCCGGACATCATGTGGCAGCTCGTCGAGGCCATTGAAGGCTTGTCGGAAGCCTGCCGTGCGCTCGAGATTCCTATAACGGGAGGAAACGTCAGTCTCTACAACGAGACGGAGGGACGGCCGATCTACCCGACGACGGTTGTGGGTGCCGTGGGACTGATCGAAGATGCCTCGAAGATCGCGAGCCGAGCGTTTCCTGAGCCGGGCTTGACCGTCGTGCTCGTCGGCGCGCACACGCTTTCAGCCGAGATCGGTGGCAGTGAATATCTCCAGGTGATCCACGGCCAGGTTCGCGGCACCCCGCCAGCCTGCGACCTGGAGGCCGAGCGCGCGCTGCATCATTTGTTACCAGCGGCGATTCGAGACAGCCTCGTCCGTTCGGCGCACGACCTTGCCGAGGGTGGCTTGGCGGTGACGCTCGCCGAATGCTGCTTTGAGAACGGCGATATTGGTGTGAACATTGATCTAGGGGCGCTGGACAGCGACAGGTCGGGAAGTGGATCGGCGGCAAAGGATGACACGCTGGTCCCCCTCGAGCACAGCATCCTCTTCGGTGAGGCTGCCGGTCGCCTCCTCGTGGCGGTTCGCCAAGAAGACGAGCGGGCGTTTCTCGATCGCGCCGAAAGTGTAGGTGTGCCGGCCCGCCTCATCGGCTACACCGGCGGCGATCGTGTGCGTATCGTCCTCGACGGCCGCACGGTAATCGACGAGCCGCTCCGTGACGTGGAGATGATCTGGACCACGGCGCTAGCGCGACTGCTCGACTCGCGCGCCGCTTAG